From one Phocaeicola salanitronis DSM 18170 genomic stretch:
- a CDS encoding NAD(P)-dependent oxidoreductase, whose protein sequence is MNEAKETFRELNESFTTKEAIDEAKRCLNCKNPSCKKGCPIENDIPGFIHQLSMGNMGDAMRIINEKSNLPAICGRVCPHEKQCQGHCVLYAKGKGIQIGKLERFIADFDTEMSLIREKLPQKTRGKVAVIGSGPAGLTVAGDLARQGFSVTIFEGQSEAGGVLMYGIPEYRLPKAVVAKEIEKIEALGVNFVLNCLVGKDITVDQMFEQGYDAIFIGTGTALPKSLDIPGNKLRGIIQSSYLLHMVNIFNQNIVERNAVPLKEGDRVAVIGCGNVAMDAARTAVRMGAASVHVIYHRTEAEMSAIPSEYQDAVKEGVQFLWQTSTQEFLGDDEGKVIGLRAATPEGIRDFTFDRVLLAIGSRPANRIVSTTTGIEVDDTGYVIVKDRPYGMTTRRGVFAGGDVVHRPHTVVLAMKAAKQVAAGIAQYVDAVKLLEE, encoded by the coding sequence ATGAACGAAGCAAAAGAAACCTTTCGCGAATTGAATGAAAGCTTCACCACCAAAGAAGCTATCGACGAAGCAAAACGATGCTTGAACTGTAAAAATCCTTCCTGCAAAAAAGGATGTCCCATTGAAAATGATATCCCCGGCTTTATCCACCAGCTTTCTATGGGGAACATGGGTGACGCCATGCGCATCATCAACGAAAAGAGCAACCTGCCTGCCATCTGCGGACGTGTATGCCCGCACGAAAAACAATGCCAGGGACATTGCGTGCTCTATGCCAAAGGAAAAGGCATCCAAATCGGCAAGCTGGAACGCTTCATTGCTGATTTCGATACCGAAATGAGCCTGATACGGGAGAAACTTCCGCAAAAAACACGAGGGAAAGTAGCGGTTATCGGCTCAGGGCCCGCCGGACTTACCGTAGCGGGCGACCTGGCACGCCAAGGGTTCAGCGTCACCATCTTCGAAGGGCAAAGCGAAGCGGGAGGAGTCCTGATGTACGGCATTCCCGAATACCGCCTTCCCAAAGCCGTAGTGGCTAAAGAAATAGAAAAGATAGAGGCGTTAGGAGTCAACTTCGTGCTGAACTGTCTGGTAGGAAAAGACATTACCGTAGACCAAATGTTCGAACAAGGCTATGACGCCATTTTCATCGGAACAGGAACAGCCCTCCCGAAATCATTAGACATTCCCGGAAACAAGCTCCGGGGAATCATCCAATCTTCCTATTTGCTCCACATGGTCAACATATTCAACCAAAACATCGTGGAACGCAATGCCGTGCCCTTAAAAGAAGGAGACCGGGTAGCGGTTATCGGATGCGGAAACGTGGCAATGGATGCCGCACGCACCGCCGTACGCATGGGAGCAGCCAGCGTGCACGTGATTTACCACCGCACGGAAGCGGAAATGAGCGCTATCCCAAGCGAATACCAAGACGCGGTAAAAGAAGGGGTGCAATTCTTATGGCAGACCTCCACCCAAGAATTTCTTGGAGACGACGAGGGAAAAGTCATCGGGCTTCGTGCCGCAACCCCGGAAGGAATCCGGGATTTTACGTTCGACCGGGTATTGCTCGCCATCGGTTCACGCCCTGCCAACCGCATCGTGTCGACCACAACGGGTATCGAAGTAGACGATACGGGCTATGTCATCGTGAAAGACCGCCCGTACGGGATGACCACCCGGCGGGGTGTATTCGCCGGAGGCGATGTAGTGCACCGTCCGCACACCGTGGTACTGGCAATGAAAGCCGCCAAACAAGTAGCCGCAGGCATCGCGCAATACGTAGATGCGGTAAAACTGCTTGAGGAATAA
- a CDS encoding FKBP-type peptidyl-prolyl cis-trans isomerase, which produces MKNYVMCLWGVLVLMCALASCSEDTDLSADPYQNWEARNSAYLDSIANVVENPPAGERWTRYANYKIQSGGGLEGTTILPVSDYVYVKDLTEADVESGETPFSTDTVLVHYRGWFINGEVFDQSYSGDWDPEVHVPVSFAVSGVRTGWTTALLHMQEGEHWEVYIPYTMGYGTSDYGDIPAYSTLIFDIRLERVIHPEGPDDRSRNALENEE; this is translated from the coding sequence ATGAAGAATTATGTGATGTGTCTTTGGGGCGTGCTCGTGCTGATGTGCGCCCTTGCCTCATGTAGCGAAGACACAGACCTGTCTGCCGACCCTTATCAGAATTGGGAGGCGCGTAACAGTGCTTATCTTGATTCCATCGCCAATGTCGTGGAGAATCCGCCTGCCGGTGAGCGTTGGACGCGGTATGCGAATTATAAGATTCAAAGTGGCGGAGGGTTGGAAGGCACTACGATTTTACCCGTTTCCGATTATGTGTATGTAAAGGATTTGACCGAGGCGGATGTGGAGTCAGGCGAAACGCCGTTCTCGACCGATACGGTATTGGTGCACTATCGGGGCTGGTTTATAAACGGAGAAGTGTTCGACCAGAGCTATAGTGGAGACTGGGATCCGGAGGTTCATGTGCCGGTCTCGTTCGCGGTAAGTGGGGTAAGAACCGGTTGGACTACTGCTCTGCTTCACATGCAAGAAGGTGAGCATTGGGAAGTCTATATTCCTTATACTATGGGATATGGTACTTCGGATTATGGTGATATTCCTGCTTATTCAACGTTGATTTTTGATATACGTTTGGAAAGGGTGATTCATCCGGAAGGTCCGGACGACCGGAGCCGGAACGCCTTGGAGAATGAAGAATGA
- a CDS encoding glycine--tRNA ligase, producing MAQEDVFKKLVSHCKEYGFVFPSSEIYDGLGAVYDYGQNGVELKNNIKQYWWQSMVLLHENIVGIDSAIFMHPTIWKASGHVDAFNDPLIDNRDSKKRYRADVLIEDQIAKYDEKINKEVAKAAKKYGDAFDEQEFRSTNARVLEHQAKRDALHERYTQAMNAGPDLNELRQIILDEEIVCPISGTKNWTEVRQFNLMFSTEMGSTADGSMKVYLRPETAQGIFVNYLNVQKTGRMKIPFGIAQIGKAFRNEIVARQFIFRMREFEQMEMQFFVKPGTELEWFKKWKETRLKWHKALGFGDDHYRYHDHEKLAHYANAATDIEFLMPFGFKEVEGIHSRTNFDLSQHEKFSGKSIKYFDPEINESYTPYVIETSIGVDRMFLSVMSASYTEEKLENGETRVVLKLPAALAPVKLAVMPLVKKDGLPEKAREIMDDLKFHFHCQYDEKDSIGKRYRRQDAIGTPYCVTVDHQTLEDNCVTLRNRDTMEQERVAIADLNNIIADKVSITSLLKTLQ from the coding sequence ATGGCACAAGAAGACGTTTTCAAGAAATTGGTTTCGCATTGTAAGGAATATGGCTTTGTGTTTCCGTCGAGTGAAATTTACGACGGGCTGGGAGCCGTTTACGACTATGGACAGAACGGTGTGGAACTGAAAAACAACATCAAGCAATACTGGTGGCAGAGCATGGTGCTCTTGCACGAAAATATCGTGGGAATCGATTCGGCAATCTTCATGCACCCCACTATCTGGAAGGCTTCGGGGCACGTAGACGCATTTAACGACCCGCTTATCGACAACCGCGACTCGAAAAAGCGTTATCGTGCCGATGTGCTGATTGAAGACCAGATTGCGAAATACGACGAAAAGATAAACAAGGAGGTGGCAAAGGCCGCCAAGAAATACGGCGATGCTTTCGACGAGCAGGAATTCCGTTCGACCAATGCACGCGTGCTGGAGCATCAGGCGAAGCGTGACGCCCTGCACGAACGCTATACACAGGCGATGAATGCCGGACCGGACCTGAACGAGCTGCGCCAGATTATCCTGGATGAAGAAATCGTGTGCCCCATCTCGGGCACGAAGAACTGGACCGAGGTGCGCCAGTTCAACCTGATGTTCTCTACCGAAATGGGCTCTACCGCTGATGGCTCGATGAAAGTCTACCTTCGTCCGGAAACCGCACAAGGTATTTTCGTGAACTATCTGAACGTGCAGAAGACAGGGCGCATGAAAATCCCCTTCGGCATCGCCCAGATAGGCAAGGCGTTCCGTAATGAAATCGTGGCACGCCAGTTCATCTTCCGCATGCGCGAGTTCGAACAGATGGAAATGCAGTTCTTCGTTAAGCCGGGCACCGAGCTGGAATGGTTTAAGAAGTGGAAGGAAACCCGCCTGAAATGGCACAAGGCACTGGGCTTCGGCGATGACCATTACCGTTATCACGACCACGAGAAGCTGGCGCATTACGCCAATGCAGCCACCGACATCGAGTTCCTGATGCCGTTCGGGTTCAAGGAAGTGGAAGGCATCCACTCGCGCACCAACTTCGACCTGAGCCAGCACGAGAAGTTCTCGGGCAAGAGCATCAAGTATTTCGACCCCGAAATCAACGAATCTTATACTCCGTATGTCATCGAGACTTCTATCGGCGTAGACCGTATGTTCCTGAGCGTGATGAGCGCTTCGTACACGGAAGAGAAGCTGGAAAACGGCGAGACACGCGTGGTGTTGAAGCTCCCTGCCGCCCTGGCTCCGGTGAAGCTTGCCGTGATGCCGTTGGTGAAAAAAGACGGTCTGCCCGAAAAGGCGCGCGAGATTATGGACGACCTGAAGTTCCATTTCCATTGCCAGTACGACGAGAAGGACTCTATCGGCAAGCGTTACCGCCGTCAGGATGCCATCGGTACGCCGTATTGCGTAACGGTAGACCATCAGACGCTGGAAGACAACTGCGTGACGTTGCGTAACCGCGATACGATGGAGCAGGAGCGTGTGGCTATTGCCGACCTGAACAATATTATCGCCGACAAGGTGAGCATCACCAGTCTGCTGAAAACCTTGCAATAA
- a CDS encoding MATE family efflux transporter, which translates to MKHKHIDKYTLMTTAPIPRLIGSLAIPTIVSMLVTSFYVMIDTYFVGKINTQATAAVGISFSVMAIIQAFGFFFGHGSGNFISRRLGARDYQSAEKMAATGFFSAFIMGCLITLFGLLFLTPICRILGSTPTILPYTETYLGIILLGAPFMASSLVLNNQMRFQGNAAYAMVGITAGTVLNIGLAPLFIFVCGMGIAGAAYATLCGQVCSFGILLYMDSRGENIRIRLSNFTPQPAYFREILYGGSPSLCRQGLASLAAILLNVAAGRYGDAAIAGMSIVGRICMFINSFLIGFGQGFQPVCGYNYGAGIYPRVQQGFWFCVKVGVVFLTLCSIVGYIYAPEIVAWFREDDAEVIAVGARALRWQLITLPLGTWVILCNMLLQTIRKPVRAVLLASARQGLFFIPAILLLPHLLGLQGVEMSQAVADFCSFIFALPVAIPVLRSLRQAPAA; encoded by the coding sequence ATGAAACACAAGCACATCGACAAATATACCCTGATGACCACCGCCCCCATCCCCCGGCTGATAGGGTCGCTTGCCATACCCACCATCGTCAGCATGCTGGTCACTTCATTCTACGTGATGATAGATACCTATTTCGTAGGGAAAATCAACACCCAGGCCACCGCCGCCGTAGGGATTTCCTTCTCGGTCATGGCTATCATACAGGCGTTCGGATTCTTCTTCGGACACGGGTCGGGCAATTTCATCTCGCGCCGGTTGGGGGCGCGCGACTATCAAAGCGCCGAGAAAATGGCGGCAACGGGATTCTTCAGCGCCTTCATCATGGGATGCCTCATCACGCTTTTCGGGCTCTTGTTCCTGACCCCTATCTGCCGCATATTGGGCTCTACCCCCACTATCCTGCCCTATACCGAGACCTATCTGGGCATCATCCTGCTGGGAGCGCCCTTCATGGCATCGTCGCTGGTGCTGAACAACCAAATGCGCTTTCAGGGCAACGCCGCCTACGCCATGGTGGGCATCACCGCCGGCACGGTGCTCAACATCGGGCTGGCTCCGCTGTTCATCTTCGTATGCGGCATGGGCATCGCCGGAGCGGCATACGCCACGCTGTGCGGACAGGTGTGCAGCTTCGGCATCCTGCTCTACATGGACAGCCGGGGAGAAAACATCCGCATCCGCCTGAGCAACTTCACGCCACAACCAGCTTATTTCCGCGAAATCCTTTACGGAGGAAGCCCCTCGCTCTGCCGGCAGGGACTGGCAAGCCTTGCCGCCATCCTGCTCAACGTAGCCGCCGGACGGTATGGCGACGCCGCCATTGCGGGCATGTCTATCGTGGGACGTATCTGCATGTTCATCAACTCTTTCCTCATCGGTTTCGGCCAAGGCTTCCAGCCCGTATGCGGCTACAATTACGGCGCAGGCATCTACCCACGCGTACAACAGGGCTTCTGGTTCTGCGTAAAAGTAGGGGTAGTGTTTCTCACCCTATGCTCAATTGTCGGCTACATCTACGCACCCGAAATCGTGGCATGGTTCCGCGAAGACGACGCCGAGGTAATCGCCGTAGGCGCGCGTGCCTTGCGCTGGCAGCTTATCACATTGCCATTGGGCACGTGGGTCATCCTTTGCAACATGCTGCTGCAGACCATCCGCAAGCCCGTGCGCGCCGTGCTGCTCGCCTCCGCACGCCAGGGGCTGTTCTTCATCCCTGCCATCCTCCTGCTGCCTCACCTCTTAGGCCTGCAAGGGGTAGAGATGAGCCAGGCTGTAGCCGACTTCTGTTCGTTCATCTTCGCCCTGCCCGTAGCGATTCCGGTACTCCGCTCGCTCCGGCAAGCCCCTGCCGCGTAG
- a CDS encoding VOC family protein: MRVNLKLHHVGYTVADIRVSAKRFALLGYQVGEVLYDEGLNVELCYLTKEEGTVIELVRQLQSDSLEAELLRAGGVMPYHLGYEADAFDEACHELDAQGYRRLFHPVPVGVLGGKRICYFHHPDIGYVELLEK, encoded by the coding sequence ATGAGAGTGAATTTGAAATTACATCATGTGGGTTACACTGTTGCTGATATCCGTGTTTCCGCAAAGCGGTTTGCATTGTTGGGATATCAGGTGGGAGAAGTGCTTTACGATGAAGGGTTAAACGTCGAACTTTGCTATTTGACGAAAGAAGAGGGGACTGTAATAGAATTGGTGCGTCAGTTGCAGTCCGATTCGTTAGAGGCGGAATTGCTTCGCGCAGGAGGTGTCATGCCTTACCATTTGGGGTATGAGGCAGACGCTTTCGATGAAGCTTGCCACGAATTAGATGCACAAGGATACCGGCGGTTGTTTCATCCGGTTCCTGTCGGAGTCTTGGGAGGTAAGCGCATTTGTTACTTTCATCATCCGGATATCGGTTATGTTGAGTTGTTAGAAAAGTAA
- a CDS encoding nitroreductase family protein, with amino-acid sequence MIQNETITNILTRVTVRRFTDEPVSDEALHILLQAAMAAPSSMNLQPWHFIVVRDEIVKQCLKDCLPYAKMINRGCTGIVVCGDISLYEHINEVDKEDNTLYWVQDCSAASENLLLAAHAIGLGAVWTGIYPLESRVGKLRELLAIPAHIVPLNLILVGHPVVLPLPKEKWDEKKLHYDKY; translated from the coding sequence ATGATACAGAACGAAACAATAACCAATATCCTGACACGAGTTACGGTCAGGAGGTTTACAGACGAGCCGGTAAGCGATGAGGCGTTGCACATCTTGCTGCAGGCGGCAATGGCTGCACCCAGTTCCATGAATCTGCAGCCTTGGCATTTTATTGTGGTGCGTGATGAAATAGTGAAGCAATGTTTGAAAGACTGCTTGCCCTATGCCAAGATGATAAACAGGGGATGTACAGGCATTGTGGTGTGCGGGGACATTTCTCTCTATGAGCATATCAATGAGGTTGATAAAGAAGACAATACGCTTTATTGGGTGCAAGATTGTTCGGCTGCATCCGAGAATTTGTTGTTGGCGGCACATGCTATCGGGCTGGGAGCAGTGTGGACGGGCATTTATCCGTTGGAAAGCCGTGTGGGCAAGTTGCGTGAATTGTTGGCGATTCCTGCCCACATAGTGCCGCTGAATTTGATTTTGGTAGGGCATCCGGTTGTTCTTCCTCTTCCTAAGGAGAAGTGGGATGAAAAGAAATTGCATTACGATAAATATTAA
- a CDS encoding non-ribosomal peptide synthetase gives MDTIQEIINNNILKYLDKTSLEIEDKCYSYRELDEFADRIAQRIIRESKIVDDKGVYVGVCLPRKFCLLSAIWAICKLGYTYVPLDPELPIERMKYIIEDCKMPIIITEGNLTKQFSDITVIDLLEQEAEDNKEREISLIDDVNKKNAYVIYTSGTTGKPKGVPITYQNLLNMLHNLSLPSVFNISEKSKILNFASINFDASILEIYSGLFYGGTLIMATEKERRDVQLLSELIRKTGVTFMTLPPSLVVLFQDLNFKSLDTLAVVGEKMLPNIVQRVNQYSYRLINGYGPTENTVMSTVKIVDSDINIQNIGTPVPGVVAHVVHEDLTCVKVGEIGELCLGGGQLTLGYLNRSELNRQKFFANPFADAKVAPILYKTGDLVRLMKDGSFDFIGRKDTQVKINGYRIELGEIVQQIDACEDVVQSCVLVVNDSLVAYVKLKNNCLVESVIKQIRWKLKEFLPFYMQPSSWVIIDEFPRTINGKVDLEKLKNVKQNFVKKLDKKRNSQEDMMAHVIGHIIGQDFVDIDSDFFDDLGMTSIQIMQIPISLEILGIYVSVNDIYENRTIRKIIKNHSMKRNYWFNQPVKGKPVLIIVSGYTSFSFLYTKLAQALSDLYAIYVLESYHEAPWQVTVSCDDIVKYYMKQLASVVSQYKIAAITGFCVGGELGLLLAYKLSNEYSLFPHVIVLDGEVKRSKDKEDYIPLDMDFLSSEINQARFERDLRMVCTMPDFHYEGKVTSILANQFMSDFMPLSKKSTVTEKQRQKARYFYNRTPKLWKQYYPDCVLFYVEADHWSYLHTPESIEPIVEYIRSLVVENRGEDTDKVDLK, from the coding sequence ATGGATACTATACAGGAAATAATCAATAATAACATATTAAAGTATTTAGATAAGACTTCGCTTGAAATAGAAGATAAGTGTTATTCTTATCGAGAACTTGACGAATTTGCAGATAGAATTGCACAACGAATAATAAGAGAATCAAAAATAGTTGATGATAAGGGCGTTTATGTGGGAGTATGTCTTCCTAGAAAATTTTGTTTATTATCTGCTATTTGGGCAATATGTAAATTAGGTTATACTTATGTCCCTTTAGATCCTGAATTGCCGATAGAACGAATGAAATATATTATAGAAGATTGTAAAATGCCAATTATTATTACTGAAGGTAATTTGACAAAGCAATTTTCTGATATAACTGTAATTGATTTGTTAGAGCAAGAAGCTGAGGATAATAAAGAAAGAGAAATTTCATTGATTGATGACGTGAATAAAAAAAACGCTTATGTTATTTATACGTCTGGAACAACAGGGAAACCGAAAGGTGTTCCTATTACTTATCAGAATCTTTTGAATATGTTGCATAATTTATCATTGCCTTCAGTTTTTAACATTTCAGAAAAGAGTAAAATTTTAAATTTTGCAAGTATTAATTTTGATGCATCTATTCTTGAAATTTATTCAGGATTGTTTTATGGTGGTACTTTGATAATGGCTACAGAGAAAGAGCGTCGTGATGTACAATTATTGTCTGAATTGATTCGTAAAACAGGTGTGACTTTTATGACATTGCCACCTTCTTTAGTTGTATTATTCCAAGATTTGAATTTTAAATCCTTAGATACATTGGCCGTTGTTGGAGAAAAAATGCTTCCTAATATAGTGCAACGTGTAAATCAATATTCTTATCGTTTGATTAATGGTTATGGTCCAACAGAAAATACAGTGATGAGTACGGTAAAAATTGTAGATTCTGATATTAATATTCAAAATATAGGGACTCCTGTGCCTGGAGTTGTAGCACATGTGGTTCATGAGGACTTAACTTGTGTAAAAGTTGGTGAGATTGGTGAATTGTGTTTGGGAGGAGGTCAGTTGACCTTAGGATATTTAAATCGTTCTGAACTTAATCGACAAAAATTTTTTGCAAATCCATTTGCTGATGCAAAAGTAGCACCTATTCTTTATAAAACAGGAGACTTGGTACGTCTTATGAAAGATGGTAGTTTTGATTTTATAGGTCGAAAAGATACGCAGGTTAAAATTAATGGATATAGAATAGAATTAGGAGAAATAGTTCAACAAATAGATGCATGTGAAGACGTTGTACAGTCTTGTGTGCTGGTGGTAAATGATTCACTTGTTGCTTATGTTAAATTAAAAAATAACTGTTTAGTAGAATCTGTTATAAAACAGATAAGATGGAAACTGAAAGAATTTCTTCCTTTTTATATGCAACCATCTTCTTGGGTTATTATAGACGAATTTCCTCGTACAATTAATGGGAAAGTAGATCTAGAAAAATTGAAAAATGTGAAACAAAATTTTGTAAAAAAACTAGATAAAAAAAGGAATTCTCAAGAAGATATGATGGCGCATGTAATAGGGCATATAATAGGTCAGGATTTTGTTGATATTGATAGTGATTTCTTTGATGATTTAGGAATGACTTCCATTCAAATAATGCAGATTCCCATATCGTTGGAAATTTTAGGAATATATGTATCTGTTAACGATATATATGAAAATCGTACTATCAGAAAGATCATAAAAAATCATTCCATGAAACGAAACTATTGGTTTAATCAACCTGTAAAAGGAAAACCTGTGTTGATAATTGTAAGTGGTTATACTAGTTTTTCTTTCCTATATACGAAACTAGCTCAGGCTCTATCTGATTTGTATGCTATTTACGTATTGGAATCTTATCATGAAGCTCCGTGGCAAGTTACTGTTTCATGTGATGATATTGTTAAATATTATATGAAACAACTAGCTTCCGTTGTTTCTCAGTATAAAATAGCTGCTATTACTGGATTTTGTGTGGGGGGAGAATTAGGTCTGTTATTGGCTTATAAATTAAGTAATGAATATTCTTTATTTCCTCATGTTATAGTATTAGATGGAGAAGTAAAACGCAGTAAAGATAAAGAAGATTATATACCTTTGGATATGGATTTTCTTTCAAGTGAAATAAATCAAGCTCGTTTTGAACGGGATTTAAGGATGGTCTGTACGATGCCTGATTTTCATTATGAAGGGAAGGTTACTTCTATTTTGGCTAATCAGTTTATGAGTGATTTTATGCCTCTTTCAAAAAAATCAACGGTAACGGAAAAACAGAGGCAGAAAGCACGATATTTTTATAATCGTACTCCTAAATTATGGAAACAATATTATCCGGATTGTGTGTTGTTTTATGTAGAAGCTGATCATTGGTCTTATTTGCATACTCCAGAAAGTATTGAACCAATCGTTGAGTATATCCGTTCATTGGTTGTTGAAAATAGAGGCGAAGATACTGATAAGGTCGATTTAAAATAA
- a CDS encoding TonB-dependent receptor plug domain-containing protein: MRKWIVTFFLLAASMAWAQDDSELRQIYMQAEEEYTIGHFDASIRLLNENIAGFDGALKTSAYRLLSLCYLGKDHVQDAEKYASLLLKEDPYYSTSIHDPLRFADMIERLKRGEEATITTASQQAESIEEAPVPVTLITEEMIKASGARNLKEALLAFVPGMTDIESNEEMNIAMRGIYSSGQEKILIMLNGHRLNSYSTNTSRPDFSISLDKVKQIEVLRGPASSLYGGVALTAVVNIITHTGYEINGAEVKIGVGNYGQVKSSFLFGKQYLDWNIMGWASVYNSSGEKVNVPVEEQMGVLPVPGDIIIGGFNKKPSFDVGLNLGWKDFSLLYNTNFSKTVAPYSMSYFFAPYSYDRYRTFQGNAPGFAKLSHHLNASIEKQWERFQMNAGFILDMENQSRYQIAGDTVPDVGYNMFFPVGTNDTIISTKGAFQYHNWQETTWGGFLKGNYQYNLSENHKGTISAGLQFDRFHLSDSYYVEGDNFDRVLVTYDDKKNLYVGSEISVSAYAQVKHQWKDFLILNAGLRYDYKKRRNNQVIQEYSPRLALILIQPKWNLKFSYAKSFVDAPYFYRNNTLDTTTGGENLLSEYLHSYQLTFVANDWFKDLNFDINCFYNKATDFIVPDGLVYTNAGRLENIGCELSSSYSFRRFKGWFNLTWQYVLSSDKYNVKGHDVYNVPTISSNLILMYEIFRNFNVHTHLNVLSDQTSLYEIPDEQGNMFSEELGIPARAVWDVGIDYKFNRFNVEFNINNLLNKTYEQGGSSIAPIRQRGLWYMLTLSYKFNN; the protein is encoded by the coding sequence ATGAGAAAATGGATTGTTACTTTCTTTTTGCTGGCAGCATCCATGGCATGGGCGCAAGACGATAGTGAGCTGCGCCAGATTTATATGCAGGCAGAAGAAGAATATACCATAGGACATTTTGATGCTTCCATTCGTTTGTTGAATGAGAATATCGCAGGGTTTGACGGGGCATTGAAGACCAGTGCCTACCGCTTGCTTTCGTTGTGCTATTTAGGAAAAGACCATGTACAGGATGCTGAAAAATATGCTTCTCTCCTTTTGAAAGAAGACCCGTATTATAGCACATCCATCCATGACCCCTTGCGCTTTGCAGATATGATAGAACGTCTGAAACGAGGTGAAGAAGCTACTATTACCACAGCTTCACAACAGGCCGAATCCATAGAAGAAGCTCCGGTACCGGTTACATTGATAACGGAAGAGATGATTAAGGCATCGGGGGCAAGGAATTTAAAAGAGGCCTTGCTTGCTTTTGTTCCAGGTATGACAGATATTGAGTCAAATGAAGAAATGAACATTGCTATGCGTGGTATATATTCATCTGGTCAAGAGAAAATACTTATAATGCTTAACGGACACCGTTTGAATAGTTATTCAACGAATACTTCGCGTCCTGATTTTAGTATTAGCTTAGATAAAGTGAAACAGATAGAGGTTTTGCGTGGTCCGGCTTCTTCTCTTTATGGTGGTGTGGCATTAACCGCTGTGGTTAATATTATTACACATACTGGTTATGAAATCAATGGGGCTGAAGTAAAAATAGGCGTTGGAAACTATGGTCAGGTAAAGAGTAGCTTTTTGTTTGGAAAGCAATATTTGGATTGGAACATTATGGGATGGGCATCTGTTTATAATTCTTCAGGAGAAAAGGTGAATGTTCCGGTTGAAGAGCAAATGGGGGTTTTGCCTGTTCCCGGTGATATAATTATTGGTGGTTTTAACAAAAAACCGTCATTTGATGTAGGATTGAATTTAGGTTGGAAAGATTTTAGTTTGTTGTATAATACAAATTTTAGTAAAACTGTAGCACCTTATTCAATGAGTTATTTTTTTGCTCCCTATTCGTATGACCGCTATCGAACTTTTCAAGGTAACGCTCCTGGGTTTGCTAAATTATCTCATCATTTAAATGCTTCTATCGAAAAGCAATGGGAACGTTTTCAAATGAATGCTGGATTTATTTTGGATATGGAAAATCAAAGTAGATACCAAATAGCAGGAGATACTGTTCCAGATGTAGGATATAATATGTTTTTCCCTGTTGGAACAAATGATACAATTATTTCGACAAAAGGTGCATTTCAATATCATAATTGGCAAGAAACGACTTGGGGGGGATTCTTAAAGGGAAATTATCAATATAATTTAAGTGAAAATCATAAAGGTACAATAAGCGCGGGCTTGCAATTCGATAGATTTCATCTTAGTGATTCTTATTATGTTGAAGGAGATAATTTTGATAGAGTCCTTGTTACTTATGATGATAAAAAAAATTTATATGTTGGGTCTGAAATAAGTGTGAGTGCTTATGCGCAAGTAAAACACCAATGGAAAGATTTTTTGATTTTGAATGCAGGCTTACGTTATGATTATAAAAAACGTCGGAATAATCAAGTAATACAAGAATATTCTCCTCGTTTAGCTTTAATTTTGATACAACCTAAATGGAATCTGAAATTTAGTTATGCTAAATCTTTTGTGGATGCACCTTATTTTTATCGGAATAATACGCTTGATACAACTACAGGAGGAGAAAATTTATTGTCGGAGTATTTGCATTCTTATCAGTTAACTTTTGTTGCTAATGATTGGTTTAAAGATTTGAATTTTGATATTAATTGTTTTTATAATAAAGCTACTGATTTTATAGTACCCGATGGATTGGTTTATACGAATGCAGGTAGGTTGGAAAATATTGGCTGTGAATTATCTTCTTCATATTCATTTCGACGCTTTAAAGGTTGGTTTAATTTGACTTGGCAGTATGTTTTATCTTCTGATAAATATAATGTGAAAGGTCATGATGTGTATAACGTACCGACAATTTCATCAAATCTCATTTTGATGTATGAAATTTTTCGAAATTTCAATGTTCATACCCATTTAAATGTATTATCAGATCAGACTTCATTATACGAAATACCTGATGAGCAGGGGAATATGTTTTCTGAGGAATTAGGTATCCCAGCACGTGCTGTTTGGGATGTAGGGATTGATTATAAATTTAATAGGTTTAATGTCGAATTTAATATTAATAATCTCTTGAATAAAACATATGAGCAAGGAGGAAGTAGTATAGCCCCAATTCGTCAACGTGGATTATGGTATATGTTAACTTTATCTTATAAATTTAATAATTAA